The Prevotella sp. oral taxon 299 str. F0039 genome has a segment encoding these proteins:
- a CDS encoding sugar MFS transporter produces MNTTSDKKQYKLTEQKYVIPFVMITVLFFLWGFARAILDVLNKHLQNELGITITQSALIQVTTYLGYFLMAIPSGLFISRFGYRKGVVLGLILFAIGAFTFIPGVYVGGFNVFLLALFIIGCGLTFLETAANPYVTELGSPQTATSRLNLSQSFNGLGSLFATSIVGLFFFRETSFSHAEVVSRVGDVFVPYVILGIIVLLIAFLFSRVELPEIPHNDNLHNESLGKSLTQLFKFKSFTFGLTALLAYEIAEISINSYFINFVTGMNWMSDSTASLLLTLALGFFMVGRFLGSYIMKRIYPKRVLALCGVGSAICCLVVLLNQNITSMVALLGIYLFEAIMFPTIFSLALQNLGGLTKRASSLLMMTPIGGCGFLLMGYLADHTNHTIPFILPLIGFCIVACYSFFLNKK; encoded by the coding sequence ATGAATACGACTAGTGATAAAAAACAATACAAACTCACCGAACAAAAGTATGTCATACCATTCGTAATGATTACAGTTTTGTTCTTTTTATGGGGCTTTGCACGTGCCATATTAGATGTATTAAACAAGCATTTGCAGAACGAATTAGGCATCACTATCACCCAATCGGCATTAATTCAGGTTACAACTTATTTGGGATATTTCCTCATGGCAATTCCTTCGGGATTGTTTATTAGTAGATTTGGATATCGAAAGGGTGTAGTTCTAGGGCTCATTCTCTTTGCCATTGGGGCATTTACCTTTATTCCTGGAGTGTATGTAGGTGGCTTTAATGTTTTTCTTCTTGCTCTTTTCATTATAGGTTGTGGCTTAACTTTCCTCGAAACAGCAGCCAATCCATATGTAACCGAATTGGGTTCGCCTCAAACAGCCACAAGTAGATTGAATCTATCTCAATCGTTTAATGGCTTAGGCAGCTTGTTTGCAACATCAATCGTGGGACTTTTCTTCTTTCGAGAAACAAGCTTTTCACATGCAGAAGTAGTATCGAGAGTCGGCGATGTGTTTGTTCCTTATGTCATTTTAGGCATAATTGTGCTTTTAATTGCATTCTTATTCTCTCGTGTTGAGCTTCCCGAAATACCTCATAATGATAATCTACATAACGAAAGTTTGGGTAAATCACTAACTCAACTCTTTAAATTCAAGTCGTTTACCTTTGGTTTAACAGCTTTGTTAGCTTACGAAATAGCCGAAATCTCAATCAATAGTTATTTTATTAACTTTGTAACAGGAATGAACTGGATGAGCGATAGCACAGCTTCATTGTTGCTAACGCTTGCTTTAGGCTTTTTTATGGTGGGTCGTTTCTTGGGTAGTTACATTATGAAACGCATATATCCCAAGCGTGTTTTGGCTCTTTGTGGAGTTGGATCTGCTATTTGTTGTTTGGTTGTTCTGCTTAATCAAAATATAACATCAATGGTTGCATTGCTTGGAATATATCTTTTTGAGGCAATAATGTTCCCCACTATCTTCTCTCTTGCATTGCAAAACTTAGGTGGTTTAACCAAAAGAGCGTCGTCGTTGTTAATGATGACACCAATAGGAGGATGCGGTTTTTTGCTCATGGGTTATCTTGCAGATCATACAAATCATACCATTCCTTTTATACTACCATTGATTGGGTTTTGCATAGTGGCATGTTATTCATTTTTTCTTAATAAAAAATAA
- a CDS encoding class II fructose-bisphosphate aldolase codes for MVDYKSLGLVNTREMFKRAINGGYAIPAFNFNNMEQLQAIIKATSDLKSPVILQVSKGARAYANETLLRYMAQGAVEYAKELGNKHPEIALHLDHGDTFETCKSCIDYGFSSVMIDGSHLPYDENVALTKKVVEYAHQFDVTVEGELGVLAGVEDDVVAAESHYTHPEEVIDFVTKTGVDSLAISIGTSHGAYKFTPEQCTRDPKTGLLVPPPLAFDILDAIMEKLPGFPIVLHGSSSVPQEYVKIINENGGKLPDAVGIPEEQLRKAAKSAVCKINIDSDSRLAFTAAVRKVFAEKPGEFDPRKYCGPARDLMTELYEHKVKNVLGSDFKLAQID; via the coding sequence ATGGTAGATTACAAATCTTTAGGTCTTGTAAACACTCGTGAGATGTTTAAAAGAGCTATCAATGGCGGTTACGCTATTCCTGCTTTCAACTTCAATAACATGGAACAGTTGCAAGCAATTATTAAGGCAACATCTGATTTAAAGTCACCTGTTATCCTACAAGTGTCAAAAGGTGCTCGTGCTTATGCTAACGAAACACTTCTTCGTTACATGGCTCAAGGAGCTGTTGAATATGCAAAAGAACTTGGAAACAAACATCCAGAGATTGCTCTCCACTTAGATCATGGAGATACATTTGAAACATGTAAGAGCTGTATTGATTATGGTTTCTCATCTGTAATGATCGATGGTTCACACTTACCTTACGATGAAAACGTTGCATTAACAAAGAAAGTTGTAGAATATGCACACCAATTTGATGTAACTGTTGAAGGTGAATTAGGCGTATTAGCTGGTGTTGAGGATGATGTTGTTGCAGCAGAGTCACACTATACACACCCTGAAGAAGTAATAGACTTCGTTACTAAGACAGGAGTTGATTCACTTGCGATCTCTATTGGTACATCACATGGTGCTTATAAGTTCACTCCAGAGCAATGTACTCGTGATCCAAAGACTGGTCTTTTGGTTCCACCACCATTGGCATTCGATATCCTTGATGCTATTATGGAGAAACTTCCAGGATTCCCAATCGTACTACATGGTTCTTCATCTGTACCTCAAGAGTATGTAAAAATTATCAATGAGAACGGCGGTAAGTTACCTGATGCAGTTGGTATTCCTGAAGAACAACTTCGTAAAGCAGCTAAGAGTGCAGTATGTAAGATTAACATCGACTCTGACTCTCGTCTTGCTTTCACTGCTGCTGTACGTAAAGTATTTGCTGAAAAACCAGGAGAATTCGACCCACGTAAGTATTGTGGACCTGCACGTGACTTGATGACAGAGCTTTATGAGCACAAAGTTAAGAACGTTCTTGGTTCTGATTTCAAGCTAGCTCAAATCGACTAA
- a CDS encoding zinc-dependent metalloproteinase lipoprotein — translation MNKNITITKILCCLFAIVALMACDKEPFDNGKTLKKEEKEAPKEINDNTLYELPVVFHVLSNSTTKQEYIPNDVDLRRLLFYVNELYAGGIYGPSVNIRVKFVTATEDEEGKKMTTQGVVYDKWDEKYPINCEDFMTNNSNKYTKYLWDPNKYINVFVYLFDDDDNEAEVLGISHMPYKTKENATLQGLEQVASGKMTKKNIAFPLSVSINAKYINTLSARYSSGLKEKTFRGYKEEDVVVTLAHELGHYLGLFHVFAEDSKNGVVDQCFDSDYCQDTPSYNKKQYERDLQELSKHLTYENVHEIFQRTDCSGKVYEATNIMDYAYCYSYAFTPNQQYRMRQVLYYSPLIPGPKKTTNTRSIAPDKVLDLPIRISKCPR, via the coding sequence ATGAATAAGAATATAACGATAACAAAAATACTCTGCTGTTTGTTTGCCATTGTTGCGCTTATGGCTTGTGATAAAGAGCCTTTTGATAATGGTAAAACACTGAAAAAGGAAGAAAAAGAAGCTCCAAAAGAAATCAACGACAACACATTATACGAGTTGCCTGTGGTGTTTCATGTGCTTTCGAACAGCACAACAAAGCAAGAATACATTCCAAACGACGTCGATTTGCGCCGACTTCTTTTTTATGTAAATGAACTTTATGCAGGTGGAATTTATGGACCCAGTGTCAATATTCGTGTAAAGTTTGTTACTGCAACAGAAGATGAGGAGGGCAAGAAGATGACAACACAAGGCGTGGTGTATGATAAATGGGACGAGAAATACCCCATTAACTGCGAAGATTTCATGACCAACAACAGCAATAAATACACCAAATACCTTTGGGATCCAAATAAATATATCAATGTTTTCGTGTATCTTTTCGATGATGATGATAACGAGGCCGAGGTGTTAGGTATTAGTCACATGCCTTATAAAACCAAAGAAAACGCCACATTACAAGGACTTGAGCAAGTTGCCAGTGGAAAGATGACAAAGAAAAACATCGCTTTCCCCTTGTCGGTATCAATCAATGCAAAGTATATCAATACGCTTTCGGCTCGTTACAGTTCAGGTTTGAAAGAGAAAACCTTTAGAGGTTATAAGGAAGAAGATGTTGTTGTGACCCTTGCACACGAACTTGGACACTACTTAGGCTTGTTTCATGTGTTTGCAGAAGATAGCAAGAATGGAGTAGTAGATCAATGTTTTGATAGCGATTATTGCCAAGACACCCCTTCGTATAATAAAAAGCAATATGAAAGAGATTTACAGGAATTGTCAAAACATTTGACATATGAGAATGTACATGAGATTTTTCAACGTACAGATTGTTCAGGAAAGGTTTATGAAGCCACCAATATTATGGATTATGCTTATTGCTATTCTTACGCATTTACACCCAATCAGCAATATAGAATGCGCCAAGTGCTCTATTATAGTCCACTTATTCCAGGTCCAAAGAAAACGACAAACACTCGTAGTATCGCACCCGATAAAGTGCTCGACTTGCCTATTCGCATTTCAAAATGCCCTCGCTAA
- the tsaE gene encoding tRNA (adenosine(37)-N6)-threonylcarbamoyltransferase complex ATPase subunit type 1 TsaE, whose translation MKIKINSIADIKTAAQEFINNINGSTVFAFYGSMGAGKTTFIKAVCECLGVDDVITSPTFAIVNEYHADNETKVIYHFDFYRIKKLEEVYDMGYEDYFYSNSLCFIEWPELIEELLPANAKKVTITTLEDGTREIEM comes from the coding sequence ATGAAAATAAAAATCAATAGTATCGCAGACATTAAAACTGCTGCACAAGAATTTATTAACAACATAAATGGTAGCACTGTTTTTGCTTTTTATGGCTCAATGGGTGCAGGAAAAACCACATTTATTAAGGCTGTATGTGAGTGTTTAGGCGTAGATGACGTCATTACCTCGCCTACTTTCGCCATTGTTAACGAATATCATGCCGACAACGAGACGAAGGTGATATACCACTTCGATTTCTATCGCATTAAAAAGTTAGAGGAAGTGTACGACATGGGCTATGAAGATTATTTCTATAGCAATTCGCTTTGCTTTATTGAATGGCCCGAATTGATTGAAGAATTGTTGCCTGCTAACGCTAAAAAGGTTACTATCACCACCTTAGAAGACGGCACAAGAGAAATTGAAATGTAA
- a CDS encoding bifunctional response regulator/alkaline phosphatase family protein: MNNGLLLWIDDEIELLKAHVLFLKQKGYEVITVSNGFDGIEQCKQHSFDLILLDEMMPGITGLETLQQIKEITPSTPVVMLTKSEEEDIMNQAIGSKIADYLIKPVHPNQIILSLKKNIHRKEIETEVTQMNYQQSFLDISTQISNCSNYNDWIDVYKRLVRWELDLSNTNSAMSEMLSMQKEEANNGFTKYVKANYIGWVNGKDSNKPLMSPEIFKTKLFPLIDKGDKVFLLILDNLRFDQWKALYNDIALLYDIDEDLYMSILPTATQYARNAIFSGLMPMNIAKMFPHLWVEEDEDEGKNQHEEELIATQIERYRRHDTFSYFKANDSMVLEKYLENIRSLEKNNFNVLVINFIDILSHARTESKMVRELASDEQAYRSLTLSWFKHSAVSELLKQLAEKDYKIIITTDHGSIRANKPIKIIGKKNINSNLRYKFGNTLAYNQKEVFCIKDPQKALLPSPNISTEYVFATGDGFFAYPNNFNHYVSYYKNTFQHGGISMEEMLIPLITLTPKNK; this comes from the coding sequence ATGAATAATGGACTACTTTTATGGATTGATGATGAGATTGAGCTTTTAAAAGCGCATGTCTTATTCTTAAAACAAAAAGGATATGAGGTGATAACTGTTAGCAATGGCTTCGATGGAATTGAGCAATGCAAACAACATTCCTTTGACCTTATCTTGTTAGATGAGATGATGCCTGGTATAACTGGATTGGAAACGCTTCAGCAAATAAAAGAGATTACCCCTTCAACACCTGTTGTTATGCTCACAAAGAGCGAAGAAGAAGATATCATGAACCAAGCAATTGGCTCTAAAATTGCCGATTATCTCATCAAACCTGTTCATCCAAACCAAATTATTCTATCGTTAAAAAAGAACATACATCGCAAAGAAATTGAGACAGAAGTAACGCAAATGAATTATCAGCAGAGCTTTCTCGACATCTCAACTCAAATCAGTAACTGTTCAAACTATAACGATTGGATCGATGTTTACAAGCGTTTGGTACGCTGGGAGCTTGATTTAAGCAACACAAACAGCGCAATGAGCGAGATGCTAAGCATGCAAAAAGAAGAGGCTAACAACGGATTCACTAAGTATGTAAAGGCAAATTATATTGGTTGGGTGAACGGAAAGGATTCAAATAAGCCTTTGATGAGCCCTGAAATATTCAAAACTAAGCTCTTTCCTCTTATTGATAAAGGAGACAAAGTCTTCCTACTTATATTAGACAACCTGCGTTTTGACCAGTGGAAGGCACTCTATAACGATATTGCTTTGCTATATGATATCGACGAAGATCTTTACATGAGCATTCTACCCACAGCCACTCAATATGCCCGAAACGCTATTTTTAGCGGATTAATGCCTATGAACATTGCCAAAATGTTCCCGCATTTATGGGTAGAAGAAGATGAAGACGAGGGCAAGAACCAACACGAAGAGGAGCTGATTGCAACACAAATTGAACGTTATAGAAGGCATGATACTTTCTCATACTTTAAGGCTAACGACTCAATGGTGTTGGAAAAGTATCTCGAAAACATTCGTTCTCTTGAAAAAAATAATTTTAATGTATTGGTAATTAACTTCATTGATATCCTCTCGCATGCAAGAACAGAATCGAAGATGGTGCGTGAATTGGCATCAGATGAGCAAGCTTATCGAAGCTTAACCTTAAGTTGGTTCAAGCATTCTGCAGTGAGTGAGCTACTAAAACAATTGGCAGAAAAAGACTATAAGATTATTATCACAACCGACCATGGTAGTATTCGTGCCAATAAACCTATCAAAATCATCGGTAAAAAGAATATCAATAGCAACTTACGATATAAATTTGGCAATACACTTGCCTATAATCAGAAAGAAGTTTTTTGCATAAAAGATCCACAAAAGGCACTTCTTCCATCACCAAACATCAGTACTGAATATGTATTTGCAACGGGAGATGGTTTCTTTGCCTATCCAAACAACTTCAATCACTATGTGTCTTATTATAAAAACACATTCCAACATGGTGGCATCAGCATGGAGGAAATGTTGATTCCGCTCATCACTTTAACTCCAAAGAATAAATAA
- a CDS encoding metal ABC transporter permease, translating to MDILNYSFFQHALIGSLLASILCGIIGTYIVTRRLVFISGGITHASFGGIGIGVFLGINPILSAMVFSIMSACGVQWLSTKGNIREDSAIAMFWTLGMSIGIICSFLTPGFMPDLPSFLFGSILTIGIPDLILLGSLCFITTILFVFFYQTIICVAFDPIFAKSQRLPVQTIEYILMILIAMAIVSTLRMVGIVLAMSLLTIPQMTANLFTYNFKRMIYLSIAFGWLDCLLGLSISYWFNVPSGASIIFISIVIYALSKAFKTILQRTH from the coding sequence ATGGATATTTTAAACTATTCTTTCTTTCAACATGCACTCATCGGAAGCTTGCTCGCAAGTATCCTTTGTGGAATTATTGGTACCTATATTGTAACCCGAAGACTGGTTTTTATAAGTGGAGGAATTACGCATGCATCTTTCGGGGGCATTGGTATTGGGGTGTTCTTGGGCATCAATCCCATTCTATCTGCAATGGTATTCTCTATCATGAGTGCTTGTGGCGTGCAATGGTTGTCTACTAAAGGAAACATAAGAGAAGACTCTGCAATTGCTATGTTTTGGACTCTTGGAATGAGCATCGGTATTATTTGCAGTTTCTTAACGCCTGGTTTTATGCCCGATTTGCCTTCGTTCTTATTCGGAAGTATCCTTACTATTGGTATTCCCGACCTTATTTTGCTTGGCTCTTTATGCTTTATCACCACCATTTTGTTTGTGTTTTTCTATCAAACAATCATCTGTGTAGCTTTCGATCCCATTTTTGCTAAGTCGCAACGATTGCCTGTTCAAACAATTGAATACATTCTTATGATTCTCATTGCCATGGCTATTGTTTCTACATTGCGCATGGTTGGAATTGTATTGGCAATGAGCTTGCTCACCATTCCACAAATGACTGCGAACTTATTTACCTACAATTTCAAGCGAATGATTTATTTAAGTATTGCATTTGGCTGGTTAGATTGCTTACTAGGTCTTAGCATTAGCTATTGGTTTAACGTGCCTTCAGGTGCTTCTATCATCTTTATTAGTATTGTGATATATGCTTTAAGCAAAGCATTCAAAACCATTCTGCAACGTACTCACTAA
- a CDS encoding 3-phosphoshikimate 1-carboxyvinyltransferase has protein sequence MSNIQQHIKQHDATYNISIQPPTSLSGNVEIPTSKSIANRSIVIDALSNNTSTFQGAANCDDVAVMLNGIKGETCELDIMASGTAMRFLTAYWSIQPNSTHILTGTERMKQRPIKVLVDSLRTLGADIEYMEKEGYPPLKINGKSLEGGMITMPADVSSQYVSALLMIAPLFTKGLTLTLKGTIASRSYIDLTIDIMTKYGAKVHWTDVDTIKVEPKRYEATQRMIENDWTSASYWYLHLALSDCQEAQITMQGLSESSKQGDSVVRYLFSLLGIKTAFIKETTNNNTTKMVLSKDKMKVSMLHYDFINAPDLAQTMVVACVAMGISFRFTGLSTLKIKETNRIAALQSELLKLGFVVNNDKSDELSWNGERCAVTSTDINTFEDHRMALAFSALTYLFPNITINAANVVSKSYPHFWSELEALGYLLNIKS, from the coding sequence ATGAGCAACATACAACAGCACATCAAACAACACGATGCTACATACAACATATCAATACAGCCGCCCACAAGTTTAAGTGGAAATGTAGAAATACCCACATCGAAGAGCATTGCCAACAGAAGTATTGTGATAGATGCCCTCTCGAACAACACTTCTACCTTCCAAGGAGCTGCCAATTGCGACGACGTTGCGGTGATGTTGAATGGTATAAAAGGGGAAACCTGCGAATTAGACATTATGGCTTCGGGTACTGCAATGCGCTTTTTAACGGCTTATTGGAGTATTCAACCCAACTCTACCCACATCTTAACGGGTACTGAACGAATGAAACAACGCCCCATAAAAGTACTTGTTGACTCACTTCGAACGCTTGGTGCCGATATAGAATACATGGAAAAAGAGGGTTATCCGCCACTCAAAATAAATGGAAAGTCACTCGAAGGAGGAATGATTACAATGCCTGCCGATGTCAGTTCGCAATATGTTTCGGCACTATTGATGATTGCTCCGCTCTTTACAAAGGGTTTAACACTAACATTAAAAGGCACAATTGCATCTCGATCATATATTGATTTAACAATAGACATCATGACAAAATATGGTGCGAAGGTGCATTGGACCGATGTTGATACGATTAAAGTGGAACCAAAGAGATATGAAGCCACTCAAAGAATGATTGAAAACGATTGGACATCGGCTTCGTATTGGTATCTACATCTTGCCCTTTCTGATTGCCAAGAAGCTCAAATCACAATGCAAGGTCTTAGCGAATCATCGAAACAAGGTGACTCTGTGGTGCGTTATCTCTTCTCTTTGCTGGGCATAAAGACTGCCTTTATAAAAGAAACCACAAACAATAACACAACAAAGATGGTACTTTCAAAAGACAAGATGAAGGTTTCGATGTTGCACTACGACTTTATCAATGCGCCAGACTTAGCTCAAACGATGGTTGTTGCATGTGTTGCGATGGGCATTTCCTTTCGTTTTACAGGCTTATCAACATTAAAAATAAAGGAAACAAACAGAATAGCAGCACTTCAATCGGAGCTTCTTAAACTGGGATTTGTGGTAAACAACGATAAAAGCGACGAACTTTCATGGAACGGAGAACGATGTGCTGTGACCTCAACTGATATTAATACGTTCGAAGATCACCGCATGGCACTCGCCTTTTCGGCTTTAACTTATTTGTTTCCCAATATCACTATCAACGCAGCCAATGTGGTTTCGAAGTCTTATCCGCACTTTTGGAGCGAATTAGAAGCATTGGGCTATCTGTTAAATATAAAATCATAA
- the rplS gene encoding 50S ribosomal protein L19, translating into MDLIKIAEEAFASGIQAPEFRAGDTVTVAYKIVEGTKERIQRYRGVVIKICGHGDKKRFTVRKMSGTIGVERIFPLESPNIESIEVNKRGKVRRAKLYYLRKLTGKKARIKERRTLIGE; encoded by the coding sequence ATGGATTTAATTAAAATTGCTGAGGAAGCATTTGCAAGTGGCATTCAAGCTCCTGAGTTTAGAGCGGGTGATACAGTTACTGTCGCTTACAAAATCGTCGAGGGTACAAAAGAACGTATCCAACGTTATCGTGGTGTTGTTATTAAAATCTGCGGACACGGTGACAAAAAACGTTTCACAGTTCGTAAGATGTCTGGAACTATTGGTGTAGAGCGTATCTTCCCATTAGAATCACCAAACATCGAAAGCATTGAAGTGAACAAACGTGGTAAAGTTCGTCGTGCTAAATTGTACTACCTACGTAAACTAACAGGTAAGAAGGCACGTATTAAAGAAAGAAGAACTCTAATTGGAGAGTAA
- a CDS encoding phosphoribosylaminoimidazolecarboxamide formyltransferase yields MKELALKYGCNPNQKPSRIYMQEGELPINVLNGRPGYINLLDALNSWQLVKELKEATGLPAAASFKHVSPAGAAVGLPLNDILKKVYFVDDLKVELSPLACAYARARGADRMSSYGDFIALSDVCDEATALIIKREVSDGVIAPGYTPEALAILQEKRKGTYNVIEIDATYKPVELETKMVYGVTFEQGRNEIQLNGEELFANIPTKNKNFSEEAKRDLMIALITLKYTQSNSVCYVKDGQAIGIGAGQQSRIHCTRLAGSKADIWWLRQHPKVMNLPFKAGIGRADRDNTIDIYISEDAEDVLKEGAWQQFFTEQPEPLSREEKKEWIAKNNKVALGSDAFFPFGDNIERAHKSGVEFIAQAGGSVRDDNVIDTCDKYNIAMAFTGIRLFHH; encoded by the coding sequence ATGAAAGAATTAGCTTTAAAGTATGGATGTAATCCAAATCAAAAGCCTTCTCGCATTTATATGCAAGAAGGAGAGTTGCCTATAAATGTATTAAATGGACGTCCTGGTTATATAAATCTATTGGATGCATTGAACAGTTGGCAGTTGGTTAAGGAGCTAAAAGAAGCGACAGGACTACCTGCAGCAGCCTCTTTTAAACACGTTTCGCCTGCAGGTGCAGCAGTGGGATTGCCTCTTAATGACATACTTAAAAAGGTTTATTTTGTTGATGACTTAAAAGTTGAACTCTCTCCGTTGGCTTGTGCTTATGCAAGAGCACGTGGAGCCGACCGTATGAGCTCTTATGGTGATTTCATTGCACTTAGTGATGTGTGCGATGAAGCTACTGCTTTGATTATTAAAAGAGAAGTGAGCGATGGCGTTATTGCACCTGGATATACTCCAGAAGCATTGGCTATTTTGCAAGAAAAGCGCAAAGGTACTTATAATGTTATTGAAATTGATGCAACTTATAAGCCTGTTGAGCTTGAAACAAAAATGGTGTATGGTGTTACTTTCGAGCAAGGTAGAAACGAAATTCAGCTAAATGGAGAAGAATTATTCGCTAATATTCCTACAAAGAACAAGAATTTTAGTGAAGAAGCGAAGAGAGACTTGATGATTGCATTGATTACCTTAAAATATACTCAAAGTAATTCGGTTTGTTATGTAAAGGACGGACAAGCCATTGGTATTGGTGCAGGACAACAAAGTCGTATTCACTGTACTCGTCTTGCTGGTAGTAAGGCAGATATTTGGTGGTTGCGTCAACATCCAAAAGTGATGAACTTGCCTTTCAAAGCAGGTATTGGACGTGCCGACAGAGATAACACTATCGATATTTATATCAGTGAAGATGCTGAAGATGTATTGAAAGAAGGTGCTTGGCAACAATTCTTTACAGAACAACCTGAACCTCTTTCTCGTGAAGAAAAGAAAGAATGGATAGCAAAGAACAATAAGGTGGCTTTAGGAAGTGATGCTTTCTTCCCATTTGGAGATAATATCGAACGTGCTCATAAGAGTGGAGTTGAGTTCATTGCACAAGCTGGTGGATCGGTGAGAGACGATAATGTTATTGACACTTGCGATAAGTATAATATCGCAATGGCATTCACTGGCATTCGTTTATTCCATCATTAA
- a CDS encoding DUF4831 family protein, producing the protein MKKGLFILFLSIMALCANSQTTANNGISYFLPKTQMKLAILVEKTTYTPGEYAQYAEIYLKKKADLEPKTSYKIVGLDMYLTAIPDSSKRYTLAIDRKHSIVDLKLEQNGVITAINGQAQSIDPFKQFTPALKPKAIDPRDFLSQDALNADSKWKTAELITQDIYEVRESKDMLSKGEADYMPKDGEQLKLMLNQLDLKEKGLRELFEGKTVCDTTQFFITFTPEKEQQRSVAFRFSKHFGLCAADDLSGEPCYAVITDLNSIPAIDPNALPDKKQKDDTGLYVNQPGKIKVSFEGEPINKQSFEFYAAQFGRIEMLNSSLFGKKFITHITLNSINGAIEHLTIEPLD; encoded by the coding sequence ATGAAAAAAGGACTATTTATTCTCTTCCTTTCTATAATGGCTCTTTGCGCAAATTCGCAAACAACTGCAAACAATGGAATATCTTATTTCTTACCAAAAACGCAGATGAAGTTGGCGATTTTAGTTGAAAAGACGACTTATACTCCTGGAGAATACGCTCAATATGCAGAGATTTATTTAAAGAAGAAAGCGGACTTAGAGCCTAAAACTTCATATAAAATAGTGGGATTGGATATGTATCTCACTGCAATACCAGACTCTTCTAAGCGTTATACCCTTGCAATTGACCGCAAACACAGTATTGTTGACTTGAAATTGGAACAAAACGGTGTGATAACTGCAATCAACGGACAAGCTCAAAGCATTGATCCTTTCAAGCAATTTACCCCTGCTTTAAAGCCAAAGGCCATCGATCCAAGAGACTTTCTCAGTCAAGATGCACTCAACGCAGATAGCAAATGGAAAACTGCAGAATTGATTACACAAGACATTTACGAAGTAAGAGAGAGTAAAGACATGCTTTCTAAGGGTGAAGCAGACTACATGCCAAAGGACGGAGAGCAACTAAAACTGATGCTCAACCAACTTGATTTGAAAGAAAAAGGATTAAGAGAACTATTCGAAGGTAAAACGGTTTGCGACACAACTCAATTCTTTATCACCTTTACACCAGAGAAAGAACAACAACGTTCCGTTGCCTTTAGATTCTCAAAGCATTTTGGTTTATGTGCTGCAGACGATCTTAGCGGTGAACCTTGCTATGCTGTTATTACCGATCTAAATAGTATTCCTGCTATTGACCCTAATGCTTTGCCTGATAAAAAGCAAAAAGACGATACAGGATTATACGTTAATCAACCTGGAAAGATTAAGGTTTCGTTCGAAGGAGAGCCTATAAACAAACAGTCATTTGAATTCTATGCAGCTCAATTTGGACGTATTGAAATGCTCAATAGCTCACTCTTCGGTAAGAAGTTTATAACCCACATCACTCTAAATTCAATCAATGGAGCAATTGAACATTTAACAATTGAGCCTTTAGATTAA